TTATCCCGCCTTACTATTTGCCATTGCTGTACGGCTTGTGGCTGCAACGTCATTACAGTTCTACCACCAAGCTCATGCCCATGCGCAGTTCTGGCTCCTCTGTCACTGGACGAGCTTCGATCTCAAAGGTGCGAAGATCAAAACCTTGTGAAGCATCCGTTGAGCGCCACGTGGCAAAATCCCCCATGACCGCAACGTGCGTCACTTTAAACTCAACTTGTTTGTCTAAAGCGGGTAGATAGGCTTTAAAGTGGCTACCTTTTTTGAAGTGTTTGAGCCAATCCTCGCGAACATTGATCACTGCCCATGAGTCTTGGGTGTCAACGACAGTCACGACAGGGAAGCCTTGAGGTGCGAGTTCACCACTTTGCAGCAGAACTTGCGAGACTTCACCGTTAAACCAGCTTTTGATTTGTGTATCGGCCGCAAATGCTTCGACTTCTGCAACGGCTCCTGCTGCCATACGCGCTTTTTCAGCGGCAGCCAATTTGGTTTCAGAGCGCGCACCTTCTTTTGCCATTTGATACATTTGGAAGGCAGCACTTTCAGTATATTTTGCCGCTTGCCATTGGGTTCTAGCTTCATCACGTTTTTGCTCTGCAACTACACCATCTTGATAGAGATTGTTGACGCGAAGAAAGGTTTTTTCCATTAATTCTGCTGCAGCTTTTGCTTTCTGCCACTGGTCTTTTGCCGCTTGAATTTGCTGTTCACGAGCGCCTTTCTCTGCTTCTTTTGCCAAGGCATCTGCCGCTTTCTCTCCGGCTTTGGCTTGCTCTAGCTTGGCTTCGATTTCTGGGCTATGAATGGTAAAGATCAGTTGATCTTGTGTGACTTCATCACCTTTACGCACAAATACTTGGTCAATTCGTCCCGCCACTTTAGAAGAGATGCTGTATTGCTGCGATTCGATTTGTCCCTGAAGATGCATCGGCTTTGGCTGATAAGCTTGGTAGAAGCTTACGCCCACCCATGCAGAGATAGCAATTGCCGCAGCGGAGAGTAGCAGAGTCTTTTTGTTTTTCATCGTGGTTCCTTATTACAGGCTTTGCGTCGCAATCGCGTTGTGTTTGTATTGATTGAAGCTGTCCATTTGATTCGACAGCGCCAACAATTTTGATAGTGAAAGTAGGTAGTTAAAGCTCGCAGCAGCGCGTTGGGTTTGAACGCTTGCCAGATAGAGCTGAGCATCTACCACGTCAGTGGAGGTGGAAATACCTTGTGAGAATGCCTTTTGACGTAAACGTAAGTTTTCTTTTGCTAAGTCAATGCTTGAGCTAAGACCAGTGACTTCCTCTTGCGCTTGCTGCGCTTCTAGATAGGTCTTTTTGACCAAAACGGATAAGTCTTGCTTGGCTTGCGCTTTAAGGTAGCGCACTTGGCTTACCGCGCTATGGGCAGCTTGAACTTGATCACTTCGACCACTGTTATCAAACAGGGGAACATTCACGCCGACGCCAACTAGCCAATCTGGCTTCATCTGACTGGCAAGTGAATCATCCTCATGCAGGCTATAGTCACCATAGAGATAGACTTCAGGGTAATACTTACCCTGTTCCGCTTTAATTAAGCTGGTGGCTTGCTTCTCTTTGGCATCGAGCAAGTCTAAACCAGGGTAGGTGGTTAAGGTTTGATCGACAAAGGCAGACAATGGAGGCAAGTTTTGGTTAATAAACAGTTGACCGCTTGGCTCAACGGTTGTGGTTTGGTTGAGAATTTCACTTAGCGCGGCTTGAGCGATTTCAAGGCTCTTTTGTGCTTTTTTACGCTCAACTTTTGCCTTGTCTAAAGCAGCTTCAGCTTGTAGGCGTTCAACCCGCGCGATCTGACCTTGCTGCTGCAATTTTAGGGCGTTGTCGCGATGCTTGGTTAACCCTTGTTCAACCAGCTCCCGCGTTTTCACCACTTCTTGCGCCAGTACCACGCTAAAGTAGTATTTGCTTAAATCTTCGTAGCGAGCTTGGGTTTCCATTGCCAGTTGGCTTTTGGCTTCATCGGTTTTGCCTTCCGCCGCACTCTGTGCTGCGCTAATGCGACCTCCAGTAAAAATGGGCCAAATTGCGCGAATCGATGAGGTGAAAATATCACGTTCACTGACGGTTGAGGTGACTGAGCCCAGTCCTGCCAACAGTTGATTAAATGGTGGTGGCAACGTAGGTACATGAGCTCCGGTACTGTCAAATAATTGCTTACCAGACACGGTGATATCTTGATCGAGACGGGTGTAATTGGCGCCAACGGTCACTTTTGGCAAGTTGAGGTCATCAGTTGCGCTTTGTAGGTGTTGGTATCTTTCTACGTTCGCTCGCTGCGCGGCAATGGAGTTGTTGTCTTGCTGTAACAGCTGCCAAGCCTCATCAAAGCTGATTGCTGCGCTATGGGCAACGGGAGATAGAACAAGGCAGCTAAAGAGCAGTGAGAGTGGGCGTAGTTTCATGACAGTCCGCTTCGAAAAAGTGATGTGTAGAGTATATACTCTAAGATTGCATGGGGCAAAAAATGCTTATGAATTCACAACATAGAACTTTAACAGTACGCATGCTTGAACTTTTGTGTTTCGAATTCGATACTGTTTTAGTACTAGAGGGTTATTTTTGTCTAAAAATTAACCTGCTCTAATAACTCGAGAGGCTGTGGGGAACAGCGCTAGGCTTCGAGAGAAGTCATCTTGCCAATATAAAAGAGAGCCAAATACGCAAGTATGACCATTTTCGCTTTGTATGCCATAGGAGGGCGTAAGCGCGATGATTCAATCATTTACGTCGGCTAGAAAGTTTTCGATCCGTTTTACGGTCGGAAGCATGTTTATTTTCGCTACCGTTATTACTGCGGCGATAGCGATTAGTCTGCAATATTACTTTAGTAAACAGATGTCCCAAGAACATGTGTTAACTAAACTGACGATGGCGAGTTCAGACATCAGTGAATATATTCAGCAGATTGAGATTAACGCGACTAGCAGCGCACAAATACTACGCAGTGTTTCTTCAGTTGCTAACAAGCAATTAAGTGAACAAGAAATTCGCGATATCTTCGTGCAAGTCTTGAATGACAATCCACTTTTTTACAGCTTGTACTACGGCAATGAAGCGGATGATTTTTATCAAATTATTAATCTTGAATCCTCTCCGATTGTACGCGAACGAATCAAGGCACAATCTCAGGATAGGTGGGTGGTGATCAAGATAAATGGCGATGTCACCAATCGGCTACGAACAACCGAGTACTTGACCGAAGATATGGTTCGAACTCGAATAGAGTCTGAGCGCAGCAACTATTTCCCTTCTCGTCGACCATGGTTTATCTCAGCTACACAAGATTCTGTTTTTAAAACCGATCCTTACCTCTTTAAACACCTTAAAATTACCGGACAGACCTACTCAACGCGCAGCGAAAGCTCAGTCATTGGCGTTGATATTGTTCTCTCTTCGGTCAGCTCCAAGATTACTGCGGATGCATTAGGTATCGATGAAGGGCATAACGTCGAGGCGTTTTTGTTTAATCACAATGGTGAAGTGATAGCTTCGAATCGTACCCAGCGATCGCAAATTGAGATTCCTGCATCTCAGCCGTTAGTTCTGACTCCTGAGCAACGTGACCTTGTTGAAACAACCCCAACCTTGATTGTCTCTAATCAGAACAACTGGGGGCCTTACGACTTTGCCCAAGCGGGTGAACCGCAAGGTTATGCGATAGATAAGTTGAAAATCATCTCTGATATGACAGGGGTTAAGCTCGAGTTCGTCAATGGTTTTGACTCGCAAACACTATTAGAGAAGTTTGAGCAAGGAAAAATAGACTTATTACATTCGGTAACTCTTGAGCTTGCGAACCTAACCGATGCCAGTCATTTAAGTTTATATTCTGCCCCCGTTGGTATCGCCTCGCTATCAGGGCGAAGCTTACTCGCAAATCTTTATCAACTTGAGCAAGCCAAGGTAGCTGTCATTGCGGGGAGAGGGATGGGAGAGTTAGTTCAGCAAGCTGTACCTAATGCCACTTTATTGCCTGTTGCGAGTTTTGATGACGCTAAACAGCAGTTGCTCGCCGGTAAGATAGATTACGTGATTGATAGTTACTTGGCTTTAAACGAGATGAGAGGGATCGCCAACTCTGAAGCGATTGAAGTGAGTCCTCTCAATGGTTTAGAAAGTGTGCCATTTGAGTTGTTGTTGAAACCCAAGTATCAAGCTTTGTTGCCGTTATTTGACAATGCTTTGCAGAATATCAGCGCAGCACAGCACAGTGCGCTGACACTTAAATGGCTGGATGAAAACGTTTCAAAAGGCGGCTTTGTGCCTTATCCAGAGCTTTTCGAGCTCGCACTGGATGATAGTAACCATAAACAGATGATTCAAAGTAGCGACAAGCAGAACTATATCTACGTTTCTTCGGTTTCAGGAATCGGTGGGGAAGAGTACTTTGCTGTGATTGTGCCGAAACAACACATTACCGATCAGGTGGTGGCTCGTTTAATGACGTCTATCGCGATCACGGCGTTGGCGATGATCATCATTTTGCCAATTGCGTGGATTTTTGGCTCGCCGATCGTGAGGCCGATTACTCAGTTACGTCAAGAAACTCAAACGATAAAACAGCGTCAGTTCTCCAAGGTTCGTTTGGTTGATAGTCACATCAAAGAAGTCCATGAATTGTCTGAATCGATGTTGGAGATGGTTGATGAGATCGAGCGTTATCATAAAGAGCGTGAGGCGTTTATCGATGCCTTCATCTACGTAATTGCACAAGCGATCGATGACAAGTCTCCTTATACTGCAGGTCACTGTAATCGCGTTCCTGAGCTGGGGATTATGTTGGCGGAAATTGCAGAGCAGACCGACAGCGGTAAGTTTAAAGATTTCAAGTTCAACAATGAAGATGAACGCCGAGAGTTTAAGATCGCAGCGTGGTTGCATGATTGTGGCAAGATCACCACTCCAGAGCATATTGTCGATAAAGGCACTAAGCTTGAGGCGAATTACAATCGAATCCACGAGATCAGAACTCGATTTGAAGTGTTGTGGCGTGATGCGGAAATCGAGTATTTAAAAGCGGTGGTGAACGACCAAGGTGCCAAAGTAGAGGCGTTTGAGCGGATGCATCAAAGGCATGCACAGTTACAGCAAGACTTTGAGTTTATCGCCACTGCAAACGTCGGCGGCGAGTTTATGAGTGATGATAAAATTGCGCGAGTCAAACAGATTGCGGAGCAAACTTGGCTGAGACATTTCGACAATCGCCTTGGTTTATCGCCATTTGAAGAGCTCAGTAAGATGCCAGCAAAAGAAACGCTGCCTACGCAAGAGAAGTTATTGGCCGACAAACCTGAACACATTATTCATCGAGTTCGTCCTCTTGAGTTTGACCCTGCGCTTAACTTTGATATCGAAATTCCTGAGTATCAATATAATCAGGGGGAGATATACAACCTAACGATCTCTCGTGGCACTCTCACCGCAGAGGATCGGTTTAAAATTAACGAACATATGACCAGTGGGATAAAAATGCTAGAGGCGTTGCCGTTCCCACCAGAACTTGCGCGAGTCCCTCGTTATGCATCAACCCATCATGAGACGTTAGATGGCAAGGGTTACCCAAGAAAGCTCAGC
This is a stretch of genomic DNA from Vibrio panuliri. It encodes these proteins:
- a CDS encoding HlyD family secretion protein encodes the protein MKNKKTLLLSAAAIAISAWVGVSFYQAYQPKPMHLQGQIESQQYSISSKVAGRIDQVFVRKGDEVTQDQLIFTIHSPEIEAKLEQAKAGEKAADALAKEAEKGAREQQIQAAKDQWQKAKAAAELMEKTFLRVNNLYQDGVVAEQKRDEARTQWQAAKYTESAAFQMYQMAKEGARSETKLAAAEKARMAAGAVAEVEAFAADTQIKSWFNGEVSQVLLQSGELAPQGFPVVTVVDTQDSWAVINVREDWLKHFKKGSHFKAYLPALDKQVEFKVTHVAVMGDFATWRSTDASQGFDLRTFEIEARPVTEEPELRMGMSLVVEL
- a CDS encoding TolC family protein translates to MKLRPLSLLFSCLVLSPVAHSAAISFDEAWQLLQQDNNSIAAQRANVERYQHLQSATDDLNLPKVTVGANYTRLDQDITVSGKQLFDSTGAHVPTLPPPFNQLLAGLGSVTSTVSERDIFTSSIRAIWPIFTGGRISAAQSAAEGKTDEAKSQLAMETQARYEDLSKYYFSVVLAQEVVKTRELVEQGLTKHRDNALKLQQQGQIARVERLQAEAALDKAKVERKKAQKSLEIAQAALSEILNQTTTVEPSGQLFINQNLPPLSAFVDQTLTTYPGLDLLDAKEKQATSLIKAEQGKYYPEVYLYGDYSLHEDDSLASQMKPDWLVGVGVNVPLFDNSGRSDQVQAAHSAVSQVRYLKAQAKQDLSVLVKKTYLEAQQAQEEVTGLSSSIDLAKENLRLRQKAFSQGISTSTDVVDAQLYLASVQTQRAAASFNYLLSLSKLLALSNQMDSFNQYKHNAIATQSL
- a CDS encoding HD domain-containing phosphohydrolase, whose translation is MFIFATVITAAIAISLQYYFSKQMSQEHVLTKLTMASSDISEYIQQIEINATSSAQILRSVSSVANKQLSEQEIRDIFVQVLNDNPLFYSLYYGNEADDFYQIINLESSPIVRERIKAQSQDRWVVIKINGDVTNRLRTTEYLTEDMVRTRIESERSNYFPSRRPWFISATQDSVFKTDPYLFKHLKITGQTYSTRSESSVIGVDIVLSSVSSKITADALGIDEGHNVEAFLFNHNGEVIASNRTQRSQIEIPASQPLVLTPEQRDLVETTPTLIVSNQNNWGPYDFAQAGEPQGYAIDKLKIISDMTGVKLEFVNGFDSQTLLEKFEQGKIDLLHSVTLELANLTDASHLSLYSAPVGIASLSGRSLLANLYQLEQAKVAVIAGRGMGELVQQAVPNATLLPVASFDDAKQQLLAGKIDYVIDSYLALNEMRGIANSEAIEVSPLNGLESVPFELLLKPKYQALLPLFDNALQNISAAQHSALTLKWLDENVSKGGFVPYPELFELALDDSNHKQMIQSSDKQNYIYVSSVSGIGGEEYFAVIVPKQHITDQVVARLMTSIAITALAMIIILPIAWIFGSPIVRPITQLRQETQTIKQRQFSKVRLVDSHIKEVHELSESMLEMVDEIERYHKEREAFIDAFIYVIAQAIDDKSPYTAGHCNRVPELGIMLAEIAEQTDSGKFKDFKFNNEDERREFKIAAWLHDCGKITTPEHIVDKGTKLEANYNRIHEIRTRFEVLWRDAEIEYLKAVVNDQGAKVEAFERMHQRHAQLQQDFEFIATANVGGEFMSDDKIARVKQIAEQTWLRHFDNRLGLSPFEELSKMPAKETLPTQEKLLADKPEHIIHRVRPLEFDPALNFDIEIPEYQYNQGEIYNLTISRGTLTAEDRFKINEHMTSGIKMLEALPFPPELARVPRYASTHHETLDGKGYPRKLSGKDLSIPERILAIADIFEALTAADRPYKKAKPLSVAVDIMHSMAKNNHIDYDLFILFLTSGGFERYAKQYLPEKQIDKIDLSKYVQDTEVA